One genomic region from Quercus robur chromosome 4, dhQueRobu3.1, whole genome shotgun sequence encodes:
- the LOC126721037 gene encoding coproporphyrinogen-III oxidase 1, chloroplastic-like — protein sequence MSPPTTASAIVSSSSSSSYFTLFPLTSTSPKSKPTTKLSFNFSKTQTRNLTLKTITIRSAVSIEKEIPETERPNTFLRESDDHDSPSSSSSSSSTVRSRFEKMIRKAQDSVCKAIEGADGGAKFKEDVWSRPGGGGGISRVLQDGAVWEKAGVNVSVVYGVMPPEAYRAATASAEVKPGPVPFFAAGISSVLHPKNPFAPTLHFNYRYFETDAPKDAPGAPRQWWFGGGTDLTPAYIFEEDVKHFHSVQKSACDKFDPTFYPRFKKWCDDYFYIKHRGERRGLGGIFFDDLNDYDQEMLLSFATECANSVVPAYIPIIEKRKDTPFTDQHKAWQQLRRGRYVEFNLVYDRGTTFGLKTGGRIESILVSLPLTARWEYDHKPENGTEEWKLLDACINPKEWI from the exons atgTCACCACCAACAACAGCGAGTGCCATTGTCTCATCGTCATCTTCATCCTCCTACTTCACTCTTTTCCCTCTCACCTCAACctcaccaaaatcaaaacccaccaccaaactctccttcaatttctccaaaacccaaacccgCAATCTCACACTCAAAACAATAACAATTCGATCCGCAGTTTCCATAGAAAAAGAAATCCCAGAAACCGAACGACCCAACACATTCCTCCGCGAATCCGACGACCATGATtccccatcatcatcatcatcatcatcctccaCCGTCCGATCCCGGTTCGAGAAAATGATAAGGAAAGCACAGGACAGCGTGTGCAAAGCAATCGAAGGCGCCGATGGCGGAGCTAAGTTTAAGGAAGATGTGTGGTCGAGGCCTGGTGGCGGCGGAGGCATAAGTCGAGTTCTTCAAGACGGTGCCGTTTGGGAGAAAGCTGGGGTTAATGTTTCTGTCGTTTATGGGGTTATGCCACCGGAGGCTTACCGTGCCGCCACCGCCTCCGCCGAGGTGAAGCCGGGCCCCGTTCCGTTCTTTGCTGCCGGAATTAGCTCC GTTTTGCATCCAAAGAACCCATTTGCGCCCACATTGCATTTTAATTATCGATATTTTGAGACTGACGCTCCTAAAG ATGCTCCCGGAGCACCCAGACAGTGGTGGTTTGGTGGAGGAACTGATTTGACACCTGCTTACATCTTTGAAGAGGATGTCAAGCATTTCCATTCG GTTCAAAAAAGTGCTTGTGACAAATTTGATCCTACATTCTATCCTCGATTTAAGAAATGGTGCGATGATTATTTCTATATCAAG CACCGAGGTGAGAGGCGGGGGCTTGGGGGAATATTTTTTGATGATCTAAATGACTATGATCAAGAGATGCTTCTTTCCTTTGCCACTG AATGTGCCAATTCTGTGGTTCCTGCTTACATACCAAtcatagaaaaaagaaaggatacgCCATTCACAGACCAGCACAAGGCATGGCAGCAATTGCGAAGAGGGCGTTATGTAGAATTCAATTTG GTTTATGATCGTGGTACAACATTTGGACTAAAGACAGGAGGTCGAATTGAGAGTATCCTTGTTTCTCTCCCACTAACAGCTCGGTGGGAATATGACCAT AAACCGGAAAATGGAACTGAAGAGTGGAAATTATTAGATGCCTGCATCAATCCAAAGGAATGGATCTAA
- the LOC126721039 gene encoding uncharacterized protein LOC126721039 translates to MMEENEMEMEQLLSMGFPDELAAQALAATGGKSTLKATEWILNHKSTPAAATTTTTSTPPPPPPPINNNNPSPFQPKLDRFFHFHSKPSTTNNSSPPPPNAAPQQEQPQKSTNPISKRPKLLLSKNPLPQQQQNDKPHEPLAERMRPRTIDNVVGQDHLLGTNSLLRSAIQCNRLPSIVLWGPPGTGKTSIAKAIVNSCSSSSSCSYRFVSLSAVTSGVKDVRDAVEDARKLRISYSKRTVLFVDEVHRFNKSQQDSFLPVIEDGSIVFMGATTENPSFHLITPLLSRCRVLTLNPLKPHHVVVLLKWATDDLDKGLARSVGMRVDVNEEAVEFISANCDGDARVALNALEIAAISAAARVHGDQSKGVEGGTQGGNLLENEENGVCSLKAIVTLDYAKEALQSKHLAYDKDGDEHYNLISALHKSMRGSDADAAIYWLARMLEGGEQPLYIARRLIRFASEDVGLADPSALNQAVACYQACHFLGMPECNVILAQCVAYLALAPKSVSVYRAIEAAQKVVRESVGQNEGVPLHLRNAPTKLMKELGYAKDYIYPPDNPSATQSYLPPSLQGYKFLD, encoded by the coding sequence ATGATGGAAGAGAATGAAATGGAGATGGAACAGCTACTGAGTATGGGCTTTCCAGACGAATTGGCAGCCCAAGCCTTAGCCGCTACCGGCGGCAAATCCACTCTCAAAGCCACCGAATGGATTCTCAACCATAAATCCACCCCagccgccgccaccaccaccaccacttctactcctcctcctcctcctcctcctatcaacaacaacaacccatCTCCATTCCAACCCAAACTCGACCGTTTCTTCCACTTCCATTCCAAACcctccaccaccaacaacaGTTCCCCACCACCTCCCAACGCCGCACCTCAACAAGaacaaccacaaaaatcaaCAAATCCAATCTCCAAGCGTCCCAAACTATTACTCTCAAAAAACCCActtccacaacaacaacaaaacgaCAAGCCCCACGAGCCCTTAGCAGAGCGCATGCGACCTCGTACCATAGACAACGTTGTCGGGCAAGACCACCTTCTTGGCACAAACTCTCTCCTTCGCTCCGCAATCCAATGCAATCGTCTCCCTTCTATTGTCCTCTGGGGTCCTCCTGGTACTGGTAAGACCTCCATTGCCAAAGCCATTGTTAATTCCtgttcttcctcttcttcttgttcttatAGATTTGTTTCACTATCTGCTGTTACTTCTGGGGTTAAGGATGTTAGGGACGCGGTTGAGGATGCTAGAAAACTAAGAATTTCGTATAGTAAGAGGACTGTGTTGTTTGTGGATGAGGTTCATAGGTTCAATAAGTCTCAACAGGACTCTTTCTTGCCGGTTATTGAAGATGGGAGTATTGTCTTCATGGGTGCCACTACGGAAAACCCGTCTTTCCATTTGATCACGCCTTTGTTGTCTCGATGTCGGGTTTTAACTCTTAATCCCTTGAAACCCCATCATGTTGTGGTCCTGCTTAAGTGGGCCACGGACGATTTGGACAAGGGATTGGCACGGAGTGTAGGGATGCGTGTTGATGTGAATGAGGAAGCTGTTGAGTTTATATCTGCGAATTGTGACGGTGATGCTCGTgtggcattgaatgctttggaGATTGCTGCTATTTCAGCGGCTGCCCGGGTTCATGGGGACCAATCTAAAGGTGTAGAAGGAGGAACCCAAGGTGGGAATTTGTtggaaaatgaggaaaatgggGTCTGTTCTTTGAAAGCCATTGTCACACTGGATTATGCTAAGGAGGCACTTCAGAGTAAGCATCTTGCTTATGACAAAGATGGTGATGAGCACTATAATCTGATCAGTGCACTTCACAAATCTATGAGAGGAAGTGATGCAGATGCTGCAATTTATTGGTTGGCAAGAATGTTAGAAGGAGGCGAACAACCTCTCTATATTGCACGGAGATTGATAAGGTTTGCAAGTGAGGATGTTGGGTTGGCGGACCCATCTGCACTTAACCAGGCTGTCGCATGCTACCAAGCCTGCCATTTCTTGGGAATGCCTGAGTGCAATGTGATTCTTGCACAATGTGTGGCTTATTTGGCTTTGGCTCCCAAGTCTGTCTCTGTTTATCGAGCTATAGAGGCTGCACAGAAAGTAGTGAGGGAATCAGTTGGACAGAACGAGGGAGTGCCTCTTCATCTGAGGAATGCACCAACGAAGTTAATGAAGGAACTTGGTTATGCTAAGGACTATATATACCCCCCTGATAATCCATCTGCAACCCAAAGTTATCTGCCACCCTCACTACAAGGGTACAAGTTCCTTGATTAG